CTTCGTGACCGCCACTGCCAGGGGAGCGAGGTCGAATTGAGCGAGGTCGCCGCACGCAACAACTTCCACTTCCCGTGCTGTGCCGTTCGTAATTTGCCTCACGAGAGCTCCGAGGTTTTCAGCGAGGGCCATATAGTGCTTCACGGGCTCGAGTGTCTCAGGTCTGAACGCCGGGATATTCACGGCGCTTCTCGCGGGCACCCCCAGAAAGAAATCGCGAATTTGCTCGGCGACATCAACAGCGACGTTGATCTGTGCCTCTTCTGTGCTTGCCCCCAGGTGCGGGGTAAGAACAACTTTACTGCCAAGGCTCAAAAGCGGGGAATCCTCGACAGGTTCTTTGTCAAAAACGTCTATAGCAGCCATTTCAACCCAGCCCTTTTGTATCGCTTCAGCAAGATCGGCCTCGTTTATTATTCCGCCTCTGGCACAATTGATTATCTTCACGCCTTTCTTCATTTTCAGAATCGAGTCTCTATTAATCAGGTTGAGGGTGTCCTTGTTTTTCGGGATATGGAGGGTAATGAAATCCGCCAACTTCCACACCTCATCAAGTGACGCAGCATAGTTTACGCCCTGTTCTTCTATCCGATCTCTGCCGACAAAGGGATCATACACGAACACTTTCATACCCATCGCCTTCACGATCGATGCCACTCTGCTTCCCACCTTGCCAAACCCGATAACGCCTACATTCTTGTTAAATACCTCCTTGCCTCTCAGCCTCGACCTTTCCCATTTGCCTTCCTTCATGGAACTATCGGCAGAGGGGATATGTCTCACCATGGAGAGCATTAAGGCTATGGTGTGTTCCGAGGCTGCTACTGTATTGCCTTCAGGAGAGTTGGTCACAACGATCCCTTTTTCTGTGGCAGCTTCGATATCGACATTATCCACACCGACACCCGCCCTGCCGATGATCTTCAGTCTGTCTGTAACAGAAAGTACATCCTTCGTGATTTTCGAAGAGCTTCTGATCATGAGAGCATCGTAATCTTTGATGACTGCCTTCAGCTCCTCAGCGGACAGAAGAGGTCTATAGTCAACCTCACTCACGTCCTGTAAAATTGTCACCGCCATCTCTTCAATCTGATCGGTAACTAACACTTTATACCCCATACTCGTCAAGCCCCCTCTATAATTGTTTCACCGTTAAACCTTTCACGAGGTTTCTCAAGATTGCTCTCTTCATTATCGCAGAAAATTGAGATCGTGCAAGATGAGGAGCATCAAGAGGTCGAGCGAAATCTCTGGTGGAATCCGGACATTGCGGCAGAGTCCGCCACCGAAACACCCTTTCGGATGACTATGAAGCCACCGGGGATTGACAGCTGTTCTTTTTCTGCGATACTGAAATCAGGACCAACGGCATAAGGCGAAAGGAGAAAGACGAAGACCGAAAAATGCACAGGGGCTGCAAGGCTCGAATGTTGTCCTCTCTGCATCAGGTTTCGCAGTCTGTTGACCAAAGGTTCGAAAGGAGGAGCGGTCATATGGAATTTCTCTGGTTTATCCTGATTGGTTTGGCTGCCGGATGGTTAGCGGGACAATTGATGAGGGGCGGCGGGTTTGGCGTCATCGGAGACATCATTGTCGGGGTAATCGGTGCGCTCCTCGGTGGTTTTCTTTTTCGTACTCTGGGCATTTTCCCCGGAGGCGGGCTGCTCGGCAGTTTGATCGTTGCGACCATCGGCGCCGTGATTTTGTTGTTTCTGTTGCGTCTGATCAAGAAGGCTTAGGCCGTCTTTTTCGAGTCCTTGCTATGATTCGGGCAAGAGGTTCGCAGCAGGACCTTGCC
This DNA window, taken from Thermodesulfovibrionales bacterium, encodes the following:
- the serA gene encoding phosphoglycerate dehydrogenase; the protein is MGYKVLVTDQIEEMAVTILQDVSEVDYRPLLSAEELKAVIKDYDALMIRSSSKITKDVLSVTDRLKIIGRAGVGVDNVDIEAATEKGIVVTNSPEGNTVAASEHTIALMLSMVRHIPSADSSMKEGKWERSRLRGKEVFNKNVGVIGFGKVGSRVASIVKAMGMKVFVYDPFVGRDRIEEQGVNYAASLDEVWKLADFITLHIPKNKDTLNLINRDSILKMKKGVKIINCARGGIINEADLAEAIQKGWVEMAAIDVFDKEPVEDSPLLSLGSKVVLTPHLGASTEEAQINVAVDVAEQIRDFFLGVPARSAVNIPAFRPETLEPVKHYMALAENLGALVRQITNGTAREVEVVACGDLAQFDLAPLAVAVTKGILCCSSEGVNYVNALRSAERRGIGIKKSTSTDSESYVSLLKVVLTTDKEANKTAGTMLEKDIPRILRLNGYHTSIEPAEHMLVLPHKDKPGMVAQVAAVLSKENINISMMQVGRKDRAQIGGESVMILNVDEPVNDSVLKQLQKIDGIYSAKYVNLTAK
- a CDS encoding GlsB/YeaQ/YmgE family stress response membrane protein, with product MEFLWFILIGLAAGWLAGQLMRGGGFGVIGDIIVGVIGALLGGFLFRTLGIFPGGGLLGSLIVATIGAVILLFLLRLIKKA